One genomic window of Polynucleobacter sp. HIN11 includes the following:
- the rplO gene encoding 50S ribosomal protein L15 gives MQLNTIKPAEGAKRPRRRVGRGIGSGLGKTAGRGHKGQKSRSGGFHKVGFEGGQMPMYRRLPKRGFISLTRRFIGQVTLADLERIGLAEVDLVALKQHGLAGEQTNAVKVIKTGEIKRAVTLKGLTASAGAKAAIEAAGGKVLAEV, from the coding sequence ATGCAATTAAATACGATTAAACCCGCTGAAGGTGCTAAGCGCCCACGTCGCCGTGTCGGCCGCGGGATTGGTTCCGGTCTTGGTAAGACCGCTGGTCGTGGTCACAAAGGCCAAAAGTCGCGTTCCGGCGGTTTTCATAAAGTTGGTTTTGAAGGCGGTCAAATGCCCATGTATCGTCGCCTACCCAAGCGCGGCTTTATCTCTTTAACACGTCGTTTTATTGGTCAAGTAACTCTTGCTGATTTAGAGCGCATTGGTTTAGCTGAAGTTGATCTGGTTGCCTTGAAACAGCACGGTCTTGCTGGTGAGCAAACCAATGCTGTCAAAGTCATTAAGACCGGTGAAATCAAGCGCGCAGTTACCTTAAAAGGATTGACTGCAAGTGCTGGTGCAAAAGCTGCCATTGAGGCTGCTGGTGGCAAGGTGCTCGCTGAGGTTTAA
- the secY gene encoding preprotein translocase subunit SecY codes for MALGSSNVSSLTPSGNKYGDLRRRLIFLVLALVVFRIGAHIPVPGIDPDQLSKLFSEQKDGILGMFNLFSGGALSRFTVFALGIMPYISASIIMQLMTIVIPSLEAMKKEGQAGQRKITQYTRYATVFLATFQAIGISVALESQPGLVVDPGLMFQFNTVVTLVTGTMFLMWLGEQITERGLGNGISIIIFAGIVSGLPSALASLLELVRTGSMSILSAIFIVVIVIAVTYFVVFVERGQRRILVNYAKRQVGNKIYGGQSSHLPLKLNMAGVIPPIFASSIILFPATIAGWFTAGEPTNMVSRIVKDLAATLAPGQPVYIILYATAIIFFCFFYTALVFNSRDTADNLKKSGAFVPGIRPGDQTARYIDKILVRLTLAGAIYMVLVCLLPEFLVLKYNVPFYFGGTSLLIIVVVAMDFMAQVQSFVMQQQYGSLMKKANFKMGPTL; via the coding sequence ATGGCGCTCGGTTCCTCTAACGTCTCTAGTTTGACACCATCTGGAAACAAGTATGGCGACTTACGTCGCCGCTTGATTTTCTTGGTATTGGCGTTGGTTGTCTTCCGTATTGGCGCTCATATTCCAGTCCCTGGTATTGATCCTGATCAGTTATCAAAACTGTTTAGTGAACAAAAGGACGGTATTTTGGGAATGTTCAATTTGTTTTCAGGCGGTGCTTTGTCTCGCTTCACGGTGTTTGCTTTGGGTATCATGCCCTATATCTCGGCATCGATCATCATGCAGTTGATGACCATTGTGATTCCTTCGCTCGAGGCGATGAAGAAGGAAGGTCAAGCTGGTCAACGCAAGATTACCCAATACACCCGCTATGCAACGGTCTTTTTGGCAACTTTCCAAGCGATTGGAATTTCCGTTGCGCTTGAGTCTCAGCCAGGCCTTGTTGTTGATCCTGGCTTGATGTTTCAGTTCAATACCGTTGTAACGCTTGTTACGGGCACGATGTTTTTAATGTGGCTCGGTGAGCAAATTACTGAACGCGGCTTGGGTAATGGTATTTCCATCATTATTTTTGCCGGGATTGTTTCTGGCCTGCCAAGCGCATTGGCTAGTCTTTTAGAGTTGGTTCGCACTGGCTCCATGAGCATTCTTTCAGCAATTTTTATCGTAGTGATTGTTATTGCAGTTACTTACTTTGTTGTCTTCGTAGAGCGTGGTCAGCGCCGTATTCTGGTGAACTACGCCAAACGTCAGGTGGGTAATAAGATTTACGGCGGTCAGTCTTCTCATCTGCCTTTAAAGCTCAATATGGCTGGTGTGATTCCTCCCATTTTTGCTTCATCGATTATTTTATTCCCGGCCACTATTGCCGGCTGGTTTACAGCAGGCGAACCAACCAATATGGTGAGTCGTATTGTGAAAGATTTGGCGGCAACTTTAGCTCCTGGGCAGCCGGTTTACATCATTTTGTACGCCACTGCCATTATTTTCTTCTGCTTTTTCTATACCGCTTTGGTTTTTAACAGCCGCGATACGGCCGACAACTTGAAAAAGAGCGGTGCATTTGTTCCAGGTATTCGTCCGGGCGATCAGACGGCTCGCTACATCGACAAAATTCTTGTCCGTTTAACTTTGGCCGGCGCAATTTACATGGTATTGGTGTGCCTATTGCCCGAGTTTTTAGTTTTGAAATACAACGTACCTTTCTACTTTGGTGGAACATCGTTGTTAATTATTGTGGTGGTTGCGATGGACTTTATGGCTCAAGTGCAATCATTTGTGATGCAACAGCAGTACGGCTCTCTGATGAAGAAGGCCAACTTTAAGATGGGACCCACTCTCTAA
- the infA gene encoding translation initiation factor IF-1, whose amino-acid sequence MPKDDVIQMAGEIVENLPNAMFRVKLENGHVVLGHISGKMRMHYIRILPGDKVTVEMTPYDLTRARIIFRAK is encoded by the coding sequence ATGCCTAAAGACGATGTAATTCAGATGGCAGGGGAAATTGTTGAAAACCTCCCCAATGCCATGTTTAGGGTGAAGTTAGAGAATGGGCATGTAGTTTTAGGTCATATTTCTGGGAAGATGCGGATGCATTACATCCGAATCCTGCCAGGAGACAAGGTAACTGTGGAAATGACCCCATACGATTTAACGCGCGCAAGAATTATCTTCCGTGCGAAGTAA
- the rpmJ gene encoding 50S ribosomal protein L36 has product MKVLASVKCICRNCKIIKRKRVVRVICSSDPRHKQRQG; this is encoded by the coding sequence ATGAAAGTATTGGCATCCGTTAAATGTATTTGCCGCAATTGCAAAATCATCAAGCGTAAGCGCGTGGTGCGTGTGATCTGCTCGTCCGATCCACGTCATAAGCAGCGTCAAGGTTAA
- the rpsM gene encoding 30S ribosomal protein S13, whose product MARIAGVNIPNHQHTVIGLTAIYGIGKAQALKICENTGVAIDKKVKDLTDAELEKLRDEVGKRTTEGDLRREVTMNIKRLMDLACYRGIRHRKGLPVRGQRTKTNARTRKGPRKAGVALKK is encoded by the coding sequence ATGGCACGTATCGCTGGGGTAAATATCCCAAATCATCAACATACTGTGATTGGTTTAACCGCCATTTACGGTATTGGCAAAGCACAAGCTCTTAAGATCTGTGAGAACACGGGTGTTGCAATCGATAAGAAAGTGAAAGATCTTACCGATGCTGAGCTCGAGAAGCTGCGTGATGAAGTGGGTAAGCGCACCACAGAGGGTGATTTGCGTCGTGAAGTCACCATGAACATTAAACGTTTAATGGACTTGGCTTGCTATCGCGGTATTCGTCATCGCAAGGGTTTACCGGTGCGTGGCCAGAGAACGAAGACCAATGCCCGTACCCGTAAAGGCCCCCGTAAGGCCGGCGTTGCACTAAAGAAATAA
- the rpsK gene encoding 30S ribosomal protein S11 produces the protein MAKAQQTAANASAQRARKKVKKNVADGIAHVHASFNNTIVTITDRQGNALSWATSGGQGFKGSRKSTPFAAQVAAEVAGKAAIECGIKNLEVQIKGPGPGRESAVRALNSLGIKIVEIQDVTPVPHNGCRPPKRRRI, from the coding sequence ATGGCAAAAGCACAACAAACCGCCGCAAATGCAAGTGCACAACGCGCTCGTAAGAAGGTTAAAAAGAACGTCGCCGATGGTATCGCACACGTGCATGCATCGTTTAATAACACCATTGTGACCATTACCGACCGTCAAGGAAACGCCTTGTCGTGGGCAACATCAGGCGGTCAAGGATTTAAGGGTTCACGTAAGTCAACGCCATTTGCAGCTCAGGTTGCTGCTGAAGTGGCTGGTAAGGCAGCAATTGAGTGTGGGATTAAGAATTTAGAAGTTCAGATTAAGGGCCCGGGTCCTGGTCGCGAGTCTGCGGTTCGTGCATTGAACTCGTTAGGGATCAAGATTGTTGAGATCCAGGACGTGACTCCGGTTCCTCACAATGGTTGCCGCCCTCCAAAGCGTCGCCGTATCTAA
- the rpsD gene encoding 30S ribosomal protein S4, translating to MARYLGPKAKLSRREGTDLFLKSARRALSDKCKLDSKPGQHGRTSGARTSDFGNQLREKQKVKRIYGVLERQFRRYFAEAERRKGNTGETLLQLLESRLDNVVYRMGFGSTRAEARQLVSHAAITVNGQVVNIPSMQVRPGDVIAIREKAKKQTRIQEALNLASQVGSINWVSVDASKLEGTFKQVPDRDEISGDINESLIVELYSR from the coding sequence GTGGCACGTTATTTAGGCCCCAAAGCCAAACTATCTCGTCGGGAAGGTACCGACTTATTTTTAAAGAGCGCACGCCGTGCTTTATCGGACAAGTGCAAACTAGACAGCAAACCAGGACAGCACGGTCGCACCTCAGGTGCTCGTACTTCTGACTTCGGTAATCAGTTGCGTGAAAAGCAAAAGGTGAAGCGGATTTATGGCGTGCTCGAGCGCCAATTCCGTCGCTATTTTGCTGAAGCTGAGCGCCGTAAAGGCAATACTGGTGAGACCTTATTGCAACTGCTTGAGTCCCGTTTAGATAATGTGGTTTATCGCATGGGTTTTGGCTCAACTCGCGCTGAAGCGCGTCAGTTGGTATCGCATGCAGCAATTACGGTAAATGGCCAAGTGGTCAATATTCCGTCCATGCAGGTTCGTCCCGGCGATGTCATTGCAATTCGTGAGAAGGCAAAGAAGCAAACTCGTATTCAAGAAGCACTAAATCTTGCTTCGCAAGTTGGTTCAATTAACTGGGTCAGCGTTGATGCAAGCAAGCTCGAGGGAACGTTTAAACAAGTACCAGATCGCGATGAAATCAGCGGTGATATCAACGAAAGTTTGATCGTCGAATTGTATTCACGCTAA
- a CDS encoding DNA-directed RNA polymerase subunit alpha yields MQTNLLKPKIISVEALGANQAKVVMEPFERGYGHTLGNALRRVLLSSMVGFAPTEVAIAGVVHEYSTLDGVQEDVVNLLLNLKGVVFKLQSRDEVTINLRKEGPGVVYAKDIDLPHDVEIINPEHVIAHLAAGGKLDMQIKVEKGRGYVPGNMRQYQDEATKLIGRIVLDASFSPINRVSYAVESARVEQRTDLDRLVMTIETNGVISPEESIRQAASILVDQLVVFAALESSQVSGELAPSRSTMVDPLLMRPVDDLELTVRSANCLKAENIYYIGDLIQRTENELLKTPNLGRKSLNEIKDVLAARGLSLGMKLDSWPPATLGQ; encoded by the coding sequence ATGCAAACAAATTTGCTTAAACCAAAAATCATTTCTGTTGAAGCACTTGGTGCAAACCAGGCTAAGGTTGTGATGGAGCCATTTGAGCGTGGCTATGGCCACACGCTTGGTAATGCATTACGTCGTGTTTTGTTGTCTTCCATGGTTGGCTTTGCTCCAACCGAAGTAGCGATTGCAGGCGTTGTTCACGAGTATTCCACCTTGGATGGCGTTCAGGAAGATGTTGTTAACCTGCTCCTCAACCTAAAGGGCGTTGTCTTTAAATTGCAATCTCGTGATGAGGTGACGATCAATTTGCGTAAAGAAGGTCCTGGCGTTGTTTACGCTAAGGACATTGATCTTCCCCATGATGTTGAAATCATTAATCCAGAGCATGTCATTGCACATTTAGCAGCTGGCGGTAAGCTCGATATGCAGATCAAGGTTGAAAAGGGTCGTGGATACGTACCAGGCAATATGCGTCAGTATCAAGATGAAGCGACTAAGCTAATCGGCCGTATTGTGTTGGATGCATCATTTAGCCCAATTAATCGTGTTAGCTATGCGGTTGAGTCTGCTCGTGTTGAGCAACGTACTGATTTAGATCGTTTAGTGATGACCATTGAAACCAATGGCGTGATCTCTCCTGAAGAGTCGATTCGTCAAGCGGCGAGTATTTTGGTTGACCAGTTGGTCGTGTTTGCCGCCTTAGAGAGCAGCCAAGTGAGCGGTGAGTTGGCTCCAAGTCGCTCAACCATGGTTGATCCGTTGTTGATGAGACCGGTTGATGATTTAGAGTTGACCGTTCGTTCTGCAAACTGCCTAAAGGCTGAGAACATTTACTACATCGGTGATTTGATTCAGCGTACTGAAAATGAATTACTCAAGACGCCTAATTTGGGCCGTAAGTCTTTGAATGAAATCAAGGACGTATTGGCAGCCCGCGGTTTAAGTCTTGGGATGAAGCTCGACAGCTGGCCTCCAGCGACTCTCGGGCAATAA
- the rplQ gene encoding 50S ribosomal protein L17, whose amino-acid sequence MRHGNGLRKLNRTSSHRLAMLRNMSNSLIEHEVIKTTLPKAKELRMVVEPLITLGKKDNLANRRLAFNRLRDREMVSKLFTELGPRYATRPGGYLRILKFGFRHGDNAPMALVELVDRPEVEEAPQQEPAAA is encoded by the coding sequence ATGCGTCATGGTAATGGCTTACGCAAACTAAATCGCACCTCATCGCATCGTTTGGCGATGTTGCGCAATATGTCCAACTCACTGATCGAGCACGAAGTTATTAAGACAACCCTGCCAAAGGCAAAAGAATTGCGGATGGTGGTTGAGCCTTTGATTACTTTGGGTAAGAAAGATAATTTAGCGAACCGCCGTTTGGCATTCAATCGTCTGCGCGATCGTGAAATGGTAAGCAAATTATTTACTGAGCTCGGCCCACGTTATGCAACTCGACCAGGTGGTTATCTCCGTATTCTGAAATTTGGTTTTCGGCACGGTGACAATGCCCCAATGGCGCTGGTTGAGTTGGTTGACCGCCCTGAAGTTGAAGAGGCGCCTCAACAAGAACCTGCAGCAGCATAA
- the cutA gene encoding divalent-cation tolerance protein CutA yields the protein MDSILIVTTTLPTMDAARLLGQQLIDERFAACVQIQEGVQSIYRWDGKVCNDTEVLLSAKTATTQWKGIEAFIRANHPYQLPEIIALKPAEYSQAYGRWVNEETKS from the coding sequence ATGGATTCGATACTGATCGTAACCACGACTTTGCCCACGATGGATGCGGCTAGATTACTAGGTCAGCAATTAATCGATGAGCGTTTTGCAGCCTGTGTACAAATTCAGGAGGGCGTGCAATCGATCTATCGATGGGATGGAAAGGTTTGCAATGACACGGAAGTTCTATTAAGTGCTAAAACAGCAACAACTCAATGGAAAGGCATTGAGGCATTTATTAGGGCCAACCACCCTTATCAGTTGCCAGAGATCATTGCTTTAAAACCAGCTGAATATTCCCAGGCATATGGGCGCTGGGTAAATGAGGAGACAAAGTCATGA
- the dsbD gene encoding protein-disulfide reductase DsbD, translated as MKRIQYGLVQLLLFLLSSVAFLGSVDAKEFLPPERAFIVEATWLANTNEIAIEYRPVSGYYIYQESLQYRLLINDKPSAPKSIQIPKGVEKFDETFGKKMEIFPKPFEVLIRLPESPQSGIRLEIDLQGCADGGICYPPMTYQYFIAAPGVRVAPIPEGDAAPIRTIATNSTPFSFTDLWSGRDDVTSIKSYLENAKPFYLLIGFFILGIALAFTPCVLPMLPILSSIVLGRQDGSPISKTRSAYLALAYILGMALLYALAGVLTAALGSGVQRALQSPIALILFALLLLFLAGSLFGLYELKMPQGWQTKVDQLAGRQKGGSIVGAFSLGAISTLVASPCITAPLASVLGFVAQTGSMALGGGLLFVMALGMGLPLLLIALGARSFLPQTGAWMMWLQRALGLVLVALAIWIVWPAISVVTGNQTQTSTRTEKRIPPDLVFQVVRSSEELERIMQKAKADNKPVMLDYYADWCISCKEMEAITFTNAEVGKVMSRFVLIQADVTINNPQTQALLKQFGLYGPPAILFFNGAGEEQKSLRVVGFMTPSRFLERLQELGAK; from the coding sequence ATGAAGAGAATTCAGTATGGCTTGGTTCAACTCTTACTGTTTCTACTATCGAGTGTCGCATTCCTTGGTTCAGTAGATGCCAAGGAATTTCTACCTCCCGAAAGGGCATTTATTGTGGAGGCGACATGGCTTGCCAATACCAATGAAATTGCCATTGAGTACCGACCGGTTTCGGGTTACTACATTTACCAGGAGTCTTTACAGTATCGGTTGTTGATCAATGACAAGCCAAGCGCTCCCAAGAGCATTCAAATTCCTAAAGGGGTTGAAAAGTTTGATGAGACCTTTGGGAAAAAAATGGAGATTTTTCCAAAACCATTCGAAGTTCTTATTAGGTTGCCAGAATCTCCACAAAGCGGTATTCGCCTAGAGATTGATTTGCAGGGTTGTGCTGACGGTGGCATTTGTTATCCACCCATGACCTATCAATACTTCATAGCAGCTCCAGGCGTTCGAGTGGCACCCATCCCTGAAGGTGATGCAGCGCCAATCCGTACTATCGCCACAAACTCAACACCATTTAGCTTCACGGATTTATGGAGTGGGCGCGATGATGTCACATCAATTAAAAGCTATTTAGAGAATGCCAAACCGTTTTATCTATTGATCGGATTTTTTATTCTTGGGATTGCGCTTGCCTTTACGCCTTGCGTATTACCCATGCTCCCGATTTTGAGCAGCATTGTTTTGGGTCGCCAAGATGGCAGCCCAATTAGCAAGACCCGATCGGCTTATCTTGCTTTGGCCTACATTTTGGGCATGGCCTTGTTATATGCGCTAGCGGGGGTTTTAACAGCGGCATTAGGAAGCGGCGTACAGCGCGCCTTACAAAGTCCTATCGCCCTCATTTTGTTTGCTCTCCTTTTATTATTTTTGGCTGGCAGCTTATTTGGTTTATACGAGCTAAAGATGCCCCAAGGATGGCAAACCAAAGTCGATCAATTGGCCGGGCGACAAAAGGGCGGAAGTATTGTCGGGGCTTTTAGCCTTGGCGCAATTTCAACGCTGGTTGCAAGCCCTTGTATTACAGCACCCTTAGCCAGTGTTTTAGGCTTTGTGGCACAAACCGGATCGATGGCGCTTGGTGGGGGCTTACTATTTGTGATGGCCTTAGGGATGGGATTGCCCTTATTGCTCATCGCATTGGGCGCTAGAAGTTTTTTGCCGCAAACGGGCGCTTGGATGATGTGGTTACAGCGCGCTCTTGGGTTAGTGTTGGTTGCTTTAGCTATTTGGATTGTGTGGCCAGCAATTTCCGTCGTAACTGGTAACCAAACTCAAACAAGTACTCGTACTGAAAAACGAATTCCTCCAGATTTGGTATTTCAGGTTGTGCGATCGAGTGAAGAGCTCGAGCGTATTATGCAAAAGGCTAAGGCTGACAATAAACCCGTCATGCTCGATTACTACGCCGATTGGTGTATTTCTTGTAAAGAGATGGAAGCCATTACCTTTACTAATGCAGAGGTTGGAAAAGTCATGAGTCGTTTCGTACTAATACAAGCCGATGTCACTATCAACAATCCACAAACGCAAGCGCTTCTGAAACAATTTGGTTTGTATGGCCCCCCCGCAATTTTGTTCTTCAATGGTGCTGGTGAAGAACAAAAATCGTTACGGGTGGTGGGTTTTATGACTCCCAGTCGTTTTCTAGAGCGCCTGCAAGAGTTAGGAGCAAAATAA
- the hemB gene encoding porphobilinogen synthase, translating to MSQYPAYRPRRMRRDDWSRRLVQENHLRVDDLIYPVFLLPGSNQTQAVNSMPGIERMSLDRLFHVAEECVALGIPVMALFPVIDASLKSNDGAEAFNPKGLVPSAVMELKKRFPTLGIMTDIALDPYTSHGQDGVLDEQHRILNDETVTILIKQALCHAQAGVDIVAPSDMMDGRIGAIRSALENQGLIHTRIMAYAAKYASSFYGPFRDAVGSASNLGKADKKTYQMDPANGDEAIREVGLDISEGADLVMVKPGMPYLDIVYRIKEAFGYPTYAYQVSGEYAMIKAAAQNGWLDHDAVMMESLLGFKRAGADGILTYFALEAARYLKR from the coding sequence ATGTCTCAATATCCTGCCTATCGCCCCCGTCGGATGCGCCGTGATGATTGGTCACGTCGTCTCGTTCAAGAAAATCATCTAAGGGTTGACGATCTAATCTATCCCGTTTTCTTACTACCTGGAAGTAATCAAACCCAAGCGGTCAACTCAATGCCGGGTATTGAGCGCATGTCGCTTGATCGCCTGTTTCATGTGGCTGAAGAATGCGTAGCCCTTGGCATCCCAGTAATGGCACTCTTTCCTGTAATCGATGCATCACTAAAGAGCAACGACGGTGCTGAAGCATTTAATCCAAAGGGCCTTGTTCCAAGCGCAGTGATGGAGCTCAAAAAACGCTTTCCCACCCTTGGCATCATGACCGATATTGCGCTTGATCCCTATACCAGTCATGGTCAAGATGGTGTGCTCGATGAACAGCATCGGATTTTGAATGATGAAACTGTCACGATCCTCATTAAGCAGGCGCTCTGCCATGCCCAAGCAGGTGTAGACATAGTTGCCCCATCCGACATGATGGATGGCCGAATTGGAGCGATTCGTTCTGCCCTTGAAAATCAAGGATTAATTCATACGCGCATCATGGCTTATGCGGCCAAATACGCCTCGTCGTTTTATGGCCCCTTTCGGGATGCCGTTGGATCAGCGAGCAATCTTGGCAAGGCGGATAAAAAGACCTACCAAATGGATCCTGCTAACGGCGATGAAGCCATCCGCGAAGTTGGCTTAGATATTAGCGAGGGTGCTGACTTGGTGATGGTAAAGCCCGGCATGCCCTACCTCGATATCGTCTATCGCATCAAAGAAGCCTTCGGTTACCCAACCTATGCCTATCAGGTCAGCGGCGAATACGCCATGATCAAAGCTGCTGCCCAAAATGGCTGGCTTGATCATGATGCGGTCATGATGGAGTCACTGCTCGGATTTAAACGTGCTGGAGCAGATGGTATCTTGACCTATTTTGCGCTTGAGGCCGCTCGCTATCTCAAGCGCTAA
- the yihA gene encoding ribosome biogenesis GTP-binding protein YihA/YsxC, which yields MSKLHQARFFTTVNELQTLPQGELPEIAFAGRSNAGKSSAINILCNQKRLAFASKTPGRTQHINYFGIYAKDELLAYLVDLPGYGYAAVGEATRSHWNEILSRYLQTRKNLVGLILIVDARRGLTELDEQMIAWFSVTQKPIHILLSKSDKQTFSENRALLQAISEQIKQFAPAEITAQLFSSTKRVGLSESDTLIQQWLFPERNIA from the coding sequence ATGTCTAAACTGCACCAAGCCCGCTTTTTTACCACGGTCAATGAGCTCCAAACGCTTCCCCAGGGTGAGCTTCCTGAGATCGCCTTTGCGGGTCGCTCCAATGCCGGAAAATCCAGTGCAATCAATATCTTATGCAATCAAAAGCGCCTGGCTTTTGCGAGCAAAACTCCGGGTCGAACCCAGCACATCAACTATTTTGGGATCTATGCCAAGGATGAGCTACTAGCCTATTTAGTCGACTTGCCAGGCTATGGCTATGCCGCAGTTGGTGAGGCAACCCGCTCCCACTGGAACGAGATCTTAAGCCGCTACTTGCAAACCCGTAAAAATTTGGTTGGTTTGATCTTAATTGTGGATGCACGACGGGGTTTAACAGAACTTGATGAACAAATGATTGCCTGGTTTAGTGTGACCCAAAAACCTATCCACATTTTGTTAAGCAAGTCAGACAAACAAACTTTCTCCGAAAACCGCGCCCTGTTGCAAGCCATCTCAGAACAAATTAAGCAATTTGCCCCTGCAGAGATTACAGCTCAACTGTTCTCCAGCACAAAACGGGTCGGTCTTTCGGAAAGCGATACACTTATTCAACAATGGCTTTTTCCAGAGCGCAACATCGCCTAA